GGCAAGAATCTAAGATAAAGATTTGACTCAACACAAGGGAACACCATGAATGAAATTCAAATAGAGAATCCTAAATAAAGATAAGACTTTGCTGGTGAAACCATAGATAATCAGTTGATGAGAAATCGCTTGTACAAAGATTATACGATTACGATGGACATTGAATGCATAAAGCTCACCACCATTCCCTTCTCAGTCATGGATATAACTGCACAAACAGGTCACAGTTATTTCCAATCCTTCATCAGGATCAAAAATTTAAGGTGGTATAATCATACTATAACCGTTTTTATAAAAGGGTGAAGATGTATGTATGGTGAAGCAAGAATTAAGTGAATCAATCAGAAAAAGGGGGAAAGCATGAATGAATAAACAGGTGAATCAATTACGAATCAAAGGGTGGATTGTGGGGGTTCTTTATGCACTGTGTGTAATATGTCCTTGGATCATTCAATCCGGTGTGTCTTTTCTGTTTAAAGTCTTCTCAGCAATCTTCCTAATAGTTTTTAACCTTACAGCTTCAAAGGCTGCTCTGAACCGTTTAAAACACATTCAGTTATCAAAGGGTTATTATCTACTGCGTGCGTTCTCGTCGTTTCTTGTCGTTTATATAGGGGTAGTATGGCTTAATGTCACCCATCTTCTTAGTATGAATAGGTGGTCTATCGCAGCTTTTATAATCTGGTCACTTGGATGGGGTGCGGTTCTTTTTTGGAATGGCATGATTCGTATATTCACGACTTCAGTACAATTAGGGATTCGATCACGAACTGTTGGAACGATCCTAGGTATGATACCCATTCTGAATCTTATTATGATGTTTTGGTGGTTACATCTTGTACATGATGAATTAATATTTGAAGGGGATATTGAAAGGGAATATGAGGTGTGTTCTCGCAATGAATGTGAAACACAGTACCCAATTTTACTGGTTCATGGCGTATTCTTCAGGGACACAAAACTCATGAATTATTGGGGACGAATCCCACACCACTTAATTCAAAAAGGGGCACGTATCTATTATGGAAATCAAGAATCAGCACAAAGTGTTGAAGAAAGTGCACTTTCCTTAAAAAAACGGATACATGAAGTACTGGAAGAAAGCGAATGTGACAAAGTGAATATTATTGCGCATTCAAAAGGAGGACTAGATGCACGGTATGCAATATCGTGCTTAGAAATGAGTCCCTATGTTGCTTCCCTGACTACGATAAATACCCCACATAATGGGTGCAGGTATGCAGAAGTAATCCTTGATCATGCGCCAAATAAATTCGTTAGTGGTGTTGCACATATCTATGACATGATATTTAAACGTTTAGGGGATAAAAACCCAGATTTTGTATCGTCAGTCATTGATCTCACAGAATCACGGTGCCTTAGTTTACGTAAGATTATGGTAGATTCAGATGATGTATATTATCAAACAGTGATGTCATGTTTAACAAATAGATACTCTGCACGATTCCCACTTTCCTTTGTCTATGATCTTGCGAAGCATTATGATCGTGAGAATGATGGACTCGTATCAATTGAATCAGGTTTAGCATTTCAAAACCCTACGTTAATCAGACCCACAACTCGACGTGGGATATCTCACGCTGATATGATTGATCTACACCGAGAAAACATAAAGGGGTTTGATGTCAGACGCTTTTATGAAGGACTTATTGTTTCGCTAAAGCAAAAGGGTTATTAAAGTGTTTCCAATTGTAATTTGAATTATTAAAAACATATGAAAAAACCAACAATCCCTTGAATACTTACAAATAAGGGGGACTAAAGAACTGAAGGGAACACCAAGA
This DNA window, taken from Erysipelothrix larvae, encodes the following:
- a CDS encoding esterase/lipase family protein; amino-acid sequence: MNKQVNQLRIKGWIVGVLYALCVICPWIIQSGVSFLFKVFSAIFLIVFNLTASKAALNRLKHIQLSKGYYLLRAFSSFLVVYIGVVWLNVTHLLSMNRWSIAAFIIWSLGWGAVLFWNGMIRIFTTSVQLGIRSRTVGTILGMIPILNLIMMFWWLHLVHDELIFEGDIEREYEVCSRNECETQYPILLVHGVFFRDTKLMNYWGRIPHHLIQKGARIYYGNQESAQSVEESALSLKKRIHEVLEESECDKVNIIAHSKGGLDARYAISCLEMSPYVASLTTINTPHNGCRYAEVILDHAPNKFVSGVAHIYDMIFKRLGDKNPDFVSSVIDLTESRCLSLRKIMVDSDDVYYQTVMSCLTNRYSARFPLSFVYDLAKHYDRENDGLVSIESGLAFQNPTLIRPTTRRGISHADMIDLHRENIKGFDVRRFYEGLIVSLKQKGY